One genomic window of Pocillopora verrucosa isolate sample1 chromosome 8, ASM3666991v2, whole genome shotgun sequence includes the following:
- the LOC131776668 gene encoding cytosolic carboxypeptidase 2 isoform X1, translated as MKDKGVHDSSQSDDNNEALKRSPSSAVPSFSIPDIKLFEKESRSTQLVFSYKGGRKVPKLREPRNLFAFSKDKGQQASPRWPYQMKILPTRPKHIQYIPRNPEPFIKPEKTADDESLTKLSCEGGKVVYNNEPGPEKYFLRSRVGGTQISNKPFYKLKSPEDSTLLFESRFECGNLLRALKVNDAEYQLWLRNDLYTNKHTQWYYFRVQNTRPTVRYKFTIMNLLKSGSLYNEGMRPLFYSELDAVTKKIGWIRTGENIKYYKNAIKREDTTKEKYHYSLTWTCEFPNENDTYYFAHCYPYTYSDLLEYLQNLRNDPVRSRICKQRVLCRTLAGNFVYTLTVTNPSRRPADAEAKQGVVVTARVHPGETNSSWMMKGLLDYLTSNAADAKLLRDMFIFKIVPMLNPDGVVVGNYRCSLAGRDLNRNYKTVLKDSFPPIWHVRNMVRKLFEERDITLYCDLHGHSRKQNVFIYGCENRFDPLKRLRERVFPVMVSKNAPSKFSYKGCKFKVQKSKEGTGRIVMWHMGILNSFTMEATFCGSSIGKRAGYHFNTADFESMGYHLCDTLLDYCDPDDSKFVTILRELELKMKADILERMKRKGTAAPTLTESDIDLDLNYTSDIESSTGGSDSSMSDGLPMHLIYAPEGLKMYTDQEPRKKKLKTRKERNKRRAKAMKVKDVLLADVATRSAQDQERATEVKLMYQKHHPKRSALPSSARMKLDNPQPRKHEHKSNSRPCTPMGSLKLDGSACRQDYLEAVTNAYMMSGVLVTESKEVPHFRYTDGSTYLKETPERTGNLSRWSVTSPAQPQGFEISEEEGHFTVSYLAKQLEKGTDCAYVAPKSRNEKRISSALELARKITMYNNRYKTAGNERQEPVVQPTPLLRPRTPVQPYPYFPWQPKGDCLSSTKARLYEPKLVKEQEVRKSWSQISLEERKTKKLSQKNSAKKKALSVAATEATSWQQTKEETPRVLKKREVQQLEPPTITSTSKGYQSPRQPATTQLTAPETHAQPTQLVGSKVMKKYTGNGQMNRNPTGLTPSAIDRFNTLPVKPSSNFVDVSRFTSSNSSLMTGRQSPVYVAVPVDRPPVKLRSKARITPQDTIDISTINDLRSKLLNVDDSGTLVTYALQNQEDEKPVASSSDSETGGAPFATEHAPSDSPKSIRNEWNSVTMATGIIPWEDSCLQNVGFVTGKHGWKSQSPVISPGIVQIGKGLREEAPINGDSKRTGSLNKASRSPTRNQESGAAPSTISLTFQFGSGGSPREQGLSPPQRPPAFPPQLKNFFRPHGPPHR; from the exons ATGAAAGATAAAGGTGTCCATGATAGCTCACAAAGCGATGACAACAATGAGGCATTGAAACGATCTCCTTCTTCAGCAGTCCCCTCGTTCTCTATTCCTG ACATAAAGCTGTTTGAAAAGGAGTCTAGATCAACGCAGCTTGTTTTTAGCTACAAAGGAGGAAGAAAG GTTCCAAAACTTAGAGAACCTAGAAATTTATTTGCATTCAGCAAAGACAAAGGACAGCAGGCCTCTCCAAGatg GCCATATCAGATGAAGATTTTGCCGACAAGGCCCAAACACATACAGTACATTCCAAGAAATCCAGAACCTTTCATTAAGCCAG agAAGACAGCTGATGATGAAAGTCTAACAAAGTTATCTTGTGAAGGTGGTAAAGTTGTATATAACAATGAACCTGGACCTGAAAAATAT TTTCTCAGGTCACGTGTAGGTGGAACCCAGATTTCTAACAAACCTTTTTACAAGCTCAAGTCACCTGAGGACTCTACTTTACTATTTGAATCTCGGTTTGAATGTGGAAATCTGTTGAGGGCATTGAAAGT TAATGATGCTGAATACCAGTTGTGGCTTAGAAATGATTTGTACACCAACAAACACACACAGTGGTATTACTTCAGAGTTCAGAACACAAGACCAACCGTCCGGTATAAGTTCACCATCATGAACCTCCTTAAA TCTGGCAGCTTGTATAATGAGGGAATGAGGCCTTTATTTTACTCCGAACTGGATGcagtaacaaagaaaattggCTGGATTAGAACTGGAGAGAATATAAAGTACTACAAGAATGCTATCAA aCGTGAAGACACAACGAAAGAAAAGTACCATTACTCATTAACATGGACTTGTGAATTTCCCAATGAGAATGACACGTATTATTTTGCTCACTGTTATCCATACACCTATTCTGACTTGCTA GAATATCTTCAAAACTTGAGGAACGACCCAGTGCGATCACGGATATGCAAACAAAGAGTGTTATGCCGGACTCTTGCCGGAAACTTTGTTTACACACTCACTGTCACAAACCCATCAAGAAGGCCAGCTGATGCTGAG GCCAAACAAGGAGTGGTAGTGACGGCAAGAGTTCACCCAGGAGAGACTAACTCAAGTTGGATGATGAAAGGACTTTTAGATTATCTAACAAGCAACGCTGCTGACGCAAAG CTCCTCCGTGACATGTTCATTTTCAAGATTGTTCCTATGTTAAATCCTGACGGAGTCGTTGTTGGTAACTATCGGTGTTCACTAGCCGGGAGAGACCTGAACAGGAATTACAAGACAGTGCTGAAAGATTCGTTCCCTCCCATTTGGCATGTCAGGAATATGGTTCGCAA ATTATTTGAGGAACGCGACATAACATTATACTGCGATCTGCACGGACACAGTCGCAAGCAGAATGTGTTCATTTATGGCTGTGAAAATCGCTTCGATCCTCTGAAGAGATTGAGAGAAAGAGTTTTTCCTGTGATGGTATCTAAAAATGCCCCTAGCAAG TTCTCATACAAAGGTTGCAAGTTTAAAGTACAGAAGAGCAAG GAAGGAACAGGTCGGATTGTTATGTGGCATATGGGGATTTTGAACAGTTTTACTATGGAG GCGACTTTCTGTGGCTCGTCAATTGGTAAACGCGCCGGCTATCATTTCAACACAGCGGACTTTGAGTCGATGGGATATCACTTGTGTGATACTCTACTAGATTACTGTGATCCTGATGATTCAAAG TTTGTAACTATCTTACGAGAGCTGGAGTTGAAAATGAAGGCGGATATATTGGAGAGGATGAAGCGAAAAGGCACTGCGGCACCCACCCTAACCGAGTCTGACATAGATCTTGACCTCAATTATACTTCTGATATCGAATCAAG CACCGGCGGTTCAGACAGCTCTATGTCCGATGGTCTGCCAATGCATCTCATTTATGCTCCTGAAGGACTGAAGATG TATACTGACCAAGAACCACGCAAGAAGAAGCTGAAGACGAGAAAGGAACGGAACAAGCGGCGAGCCAAAGCTATGAAAGTCAAGGACGTTTTGCTGGCTGATGTTGCGACGCGGTCCGCG CAAGACCAAGAGCGAGCGACAGAAGTAAAGTTAATGTACCAGAAACATCACCCAAAA CGGTCTGCTCTTCCCAGTTCCGCGCGGATGAAGTTAGACAATCCACAGCCACGGAAGCATGAGCACAAAAGCAACAGCAGACCGTGTACACCGATGGGCTCACTGAAGTTGGATGGTTCTGCATGCAGG CAGGATTACCTGGAAGCTGTCACTAATGCTTATATGATGAGTGGCGTGCTAGTAACTGAGTCAAAAG aggTTCCCCATTTTCGTTACACTGACGGTTCTACTTATCTGAAAGAGACCCCAGAAAGGACTGGCAA TTTGAGTCGCTGGTCTGTCACCAGTCCCGCGCAGCCTCAAGGATTTGAAATAAGCGAGGAGGAGGGACACTTCACGGTGTCTTATTTGGCCAAACAGTTGGAAAAAGGCACTG ATTGTGCGTATGTAGCACCAAAAAGtcgaaatgaaaagagaattaGCTCAGCTCTTGAACTGGCGCGAAAAATTACCATGTACAACAACCGCTACAAGACGGCCGGGAATGAAAGACAAGAGCCTGTGGTCCAGCCAACGCCTCTACTCAGACCCAGAACTCCTGTGCAACCATATCCGTATTTTCCATGGCAACCTAAAGGGGACTGTTTGTCAAGTACTAAG gcGCGTTTGTACGAACCGAAACTCGTGAAAGAACAAGAAGTGAGAAAGTCCTGGTCTCAGATTTCactggaagaaagaaaaacgaaaaaactcaGCCAAAAGAACTCCGCGAAAAAGAAAGCCCTGTCTGTTGCAGCTACTGAAGCAACAAGTTGGCAACAAACAAAGGAAGAAACGCCTCGCGTACTTAAGAAACGTGaag TTCAACAGCTCGAGCCCCCAACTATTACCTCCACTTCAAAAGGTTACCAGTCTCCTCGACAGCCCGCGACCACTCAGTTGACTGCGCCGGAGACGCATGCGCAACCTACGCAATTAGTGGGATCCAAGGTTATGAAGAAGTACACGGGCAATGGACAAATGAACAGAAATCCTACCGGTTTG ACCCCAAGCGCGATCGACAGATTTAACACACTACCGGTGAAACCCAGTTCCAATTTCGTAGACGTATCTCGCTTTACGAGCAGCAATTCTTCTTTAATGACCGGCCGCCAGTCGCCTGTGTATGTCGCTGTACCTGTTGACAGACCTCCTGTGAAGCTTAGATCGAAAGCGCGCATCACCCCGCAGGACACAATCGATATATCCACCATAAATGATCTGAGAAGCAAGCTTTTAAATGTCGACGATTCAGG AACTTTAGTGACTTACGCTCTACAGAATCAGGAGGATGAGAAG CCTGTAGCAAGCAGCAGTGACAGCGAGACAGGTGGCGCTCCTTTCGCTACTGAGCATGCTCCATCTGACAGCCCGAAGAGCATAAGAAATGAGTGGAACAGTGTCACCATGGCAACTGGTATAATCCCATGGGAAGACAGCTGTCTCCAAAATGTTGGCTTTGTGACTGGAAAACATGGCTGGAAGTCACAGTCTCCAGTTATATCTCCTG
- the LOC131776668 gene encoding cytosolic carboxypeptidase 2 isoform X2, which produces MKDKGVHDSSQSDDNNEALKRSPSSAVPSFSIPDIKLFEKESRSTQLVFSYKGGRKVPKLREPRNLFAFSKDKGQQASPRWPYQMKILPTRPKHIQYIPRNPEPFIKPEKTADDESLTKLSCEGGKVVYNNEPGPEKYFLRSRVGGTQISNKPFYKLKSPEDSTLLFESRFECGNLLRALKVNDAEYQLWLRNDLYTNKHTQWYYFRVQNTRPTVRYKFTIMNLLKSGSLYNEGMRPLFYSELDAVTKKIGWIRTGENIKYYKNAIKREDTTKEKYHYSLTWTCEFPNENDTYYFAHCYPYTYSDLLEYLQNLRNDPVRSRICKQRVLCRTLAGNFVYTLTVTNPSRRPADAEAKQGVVVTARVHPGETNSSWMMKGLLDYLTSNAADAKLLRDMFIFKIVPMLNPDGVVVGNYRCSLAGRDLNRNYKTVLKDSFPPIWHVRNMVRKLFEERDITLYCDLHGHSRKQNVFIYGCENRFDPLKRLRERVFPVMVSKNAPSKFSYKGCKFKVQKSKEGTGRIVMWHMGILNSFTMEATFCGSSIGKRAGYHFNTADFESMGYHLCDTLLDYCDPDDSKFVTILRELELKMKADILERMKRKGTAAPTLTESDIDLDLNYTSDIESSTGGSDSSMSDGLPMHLIYAPEGLKMYTDQEPRKKKLKTRKERNKRRAKAMKVKDVLLADVATRSAQDQERATEVKLMYQKHHPKRSALPSSARMKLDNPQPRKHEHKSNSRPCTPMGSLKLDGSACRDYLEAVTNAYMMSGVLVTESKEVPHFRYTDGSTYLKETPERTGNLSRWSVTSPAQPQGFEISEEEGHFTVSYLAKQLEKGTDCAYVAPKSRNEKRISSALELARKITMYNNRYKTAGNERQEPVVQPTPLLRPRTPVQPYPYFPWQPKGDCLSSTKARLYEPKLVKEQEVRKSWSQISLEERKTKKLSQKNSAKKKALSVAATEATSWQQTKEETPRVLKKREVQQLEPPTITSTSKGYQSPRQPATTQLTAPETHAQPTQLVGSKVMKKYTGNGQMNRNPTGLTPSAIDRFNTLPVKPSSNFVDVSRFTSSNSSLMTGRQSPVYVAVPVDRPPVKLRSKARITPQDTIDISTINDLRSKLLNVDDSGTLVTYALQNQEDEKPVASSSDSETGGAPFATEHAPSDSPKSIRNEWNSVTMATGIIPWEDSCLQNVGFVTGKHGWKSQSPVISPGIVQIGKGLREEAPINGDSKRTGSLNKASRSPTRNQESGAAPSTISLTFQFGSGGSPREQGLSPPQRPPAFPPQLKNFFRPHGPPHR; this is translated from the exons ATGAAAGATAAAGGTGTCCATGATAGCTCACAAAGCGATGACAACAATGAGGCATTGAAACGATCTCCTTCTTCAGCAGTCCCCTCGTTCTCTATTCCTG ACATAAAGCTGTTTGAAAAGGAGTCTAGATCAACGCAGCTTGTTTTTAGCTACAAAGGAGGAAGAAAG GTTCCAAAACTTAGAGAACCTAGAAATTTATTTGCATTCAGCAAAGACAAAGGACAGCAGGCCTCTCCAAGatg GCCATATCAGATGAAGATTTTGCCGACAAGGCCCAAACACATACAGTACATTCCAAGAAATCCAGAACCTTTCATTAAGCCAG agAAGACAGCTGATGATGAAAGTCTAACAAAGTTATCTTGTGAAGGTGGTAAAGTTGTATATAACAATGAACCTGGACCTGAAAAATAT TTTCTCAGGTCACGTGTAGGTGGAACCCAGATTTCTAACAAACCTTTTTACAAGCTCAAGTCACCTGAGGACTCTACTTTACTATTTGAATCTCGGTTTGAATGTGGAAATCTGTTGAGGGCATTGAAAGT TAATGATGCTGAATACCAGTTGTGGCTTAGAAATGATTTGTACACCAACAAACACACACAGTGGTATTACTTCAGAGTTCAGAACACAAGACCAACCGTCCGGTATAAGTTCACCATCATGAACCTCCTTAAA TCTGGCAGCTTGTATAATGAGGGAATGAGGCCTTTATTTTACTCCGAACTGGATGcagtaacaaagaaaattggCTGGATTAGAACTGGAGAGAATATAAAGTACTACAAGAATGCTATCAA aCGTGAAGACACAACGAAAGAAAAGTACCATTACTCATTAACATGGACTTGTGAATTTCCCAATGAGAATGACACGTATTATTTTGCTCACTGTTATCCATACACCTATTCTGACTTGCTA GAATATCTTCAAAACTTGAGGAACGACCCAGTGCGATCACGGATATGCAAACAAAGAGTGTTATGCCGGACTCTTGCCGGAAACTTTGTTTACACACTCACTGTCACAAACCCATCAAGAAGGCCAGCTGATGCTGAG GCCAAACAAGGAGTGGTAGTGACGGCAAGAGTTCACCCAGGAGAGACTAACTCAAGTTGGATGATGAAAGGACTTTTAGATTATCTAACAAGCAACGCTGCTGACGCAAAG CTCCTCCGTGACATGTTCATTTTCAAGATTGTTCCTATGTTAAATCCTGACGGAGTCGTTGTTGGTAACTATCGGTGTTCACTAGCCGGGAGAGACCTGAACAGGAATTACAAGACAGTGCTGAAAGATTCGTTCCCTCCCATTTGGCATGTCAGGAATATGGTTCGCAA ATTATTTGAGGAACGCGACATAACATTATACTGCGATCTGCACGGACACAGTCGCAAGCAGAATGTGTTCATTTATGGCTGTGAAAATCGCTTCGATCCTCTGAAGAGATTGAGAGAAAGAGTTTTTCCTGTGATGGTATCTAAAAATGCCCCTAGCAAG TTCTCATACAAAGGTTGCAAGTTTAAAGTACAGAAGAGCAAG GAAGGAACAGGTCGGATTGTTATGTGGCATATGGGGATTTTGAACAGTTTTACTATGGAG GCGACTTTCTGTGGCTCGTCAATTGGTAAACGCGCCGGCTATCATTTCAACACAGCGGACTTTGAGTCGATGGGATATCACTTGTGTGATACTCTACTAGATTACTGTGATCCTGATGATTCAAAG TTTGTAACTATCTTACGAGAGCTGGAGTTGAAAATGAAGGCGGATATATTGGAGAGGATGAAGCGAAAAGGCACTGCGGCACCCACCCTAACCGAGTCTGACATAGATCTTGACCTCAATTATACTTCTGATATCGAATCAAG CACCGGCGGTTCAGACAGCTCTATGTCCGATGGTCTGCCAATGCATCTCATTTATGCTCCTGAAGGACTGAAGATG TATACTGACCAAGAACCACGCAAGAAGAAGCTGAAGACGAGAAAGGAACGGAACAAGCGGCGAGCCAAAGCTATGAAAGTCAAGGACGTTTTGCTGGCTGATGTTGCGACGCGGTCCGCG CAAGACCAAGAGCGAGCGACAGAAGTAAAGTTAATGTACCAGAAACATCACCCAAAA CGGTCTGCTCTTCCCAGTTCCGCGCGGATGAAGTTAGACAATCCACAGCCACGGAAGCATGAGCACAAAAGCAACAGCAGACCGTGTACACCGATGGGCTCACTGAAGTTGGATGGTTCTGCATGCAGG GATTACCTGGAAGCTGTCACTAATGCTTATATGATGAGTGGCGTGCTAGTAACTGAGTCAAAAG aggTTCCCCATTTTCGTTACACTGACGGTTCTACTTATCTGAAAGAGACCCCAGAAAGGACTGGCAA TTTGAGTCGCTGGTCTGTCACCAGTCCCGCGCAGCCTCAAGGATTTGAAATAAGCGAGGAGGAGGGACACTTCACGGTGTCTTATTTGGCCAAACAGTTGGAAAAAGGCACTG ATTGTGCGTATGTAGCACCAAAAAGtcgaaatgaaaagagaattaGCTCAGCTCTTGAACTGGCGCGAAAAATTACCATGTACAACAACCGCTACAAGACGGCCGGGAATGAAAGACAAGAGCCTGTGGTCCAGCCAACGCCTCTACTCAGACCCAGAACTCCTGTGCAACCATATCCGTATTTTCCATGGCAACCTAAAGGGGACTGTTTGTCAAGTACTAAG gcGCGTTTGTACGAACCGAAACTCGTGAAAGAACAAGAAGTGAGAAAGTCCTGGTCTCAGATTTCactggaagaaagaaaaacgaaaaaactcaGCCAAAAGAACTCCGCGAAAAAGAAAGCCCTGTCTGTTGCAGCTACTGAAGCAACAAGTTGGCAACAAACAAAGGAAGAAACGCCTCGCGTACTTAAGAAACGTGaag TTCAACAGCTCGAGCCCCCAACTATTACCTCCACTTCAAAAGGTTACCAGTCTCCTCGACAGCCCGCGACCACTCAGTTGACTGCGCCGGAGACGCATGCGCAACCTACGCAATTAGTGGGATCCAAGGTTATGAAGAAGTACACGGGCAATGGACAAATGAACAGAAATCCTACCGGTTTG ACCCCAAGCGCGATCGACAGATTTAACACACTACCGGTGAAACCCAGTTCCAATTTCGTAGACGTATCTCGCTTTACGAGCAGCAATTCTTCTTTAATGACCGGCCGCCAGTCGCCTGTGTATGTCGCTGTACCTGTTGACAGACCTCCTGTGAAGCTTAGATCGAAAGCGCGCATCACCCCGCAGGACACAATCGATATATCCACCATAAATGATCTGAGAAGCAAGCTTTTAAATGTCGACGATTCAGG AACTTTAGTGACTTACGCTCTACAGAATCAGGAGGATGAGAAG CCTGTAGCAAGCAGCAGTGACAGCGAGACAGGTGGCGCTCCTTTCGCTACTGAGCATGCTCCATCTGACAGCCCGAAGAGCATAAGAAATGAGTGGAACAGTGTCACCATGGCAACTGGTATAATCCCATGGGAAGACAGCTGTCTCCAAAATGTTGGCTTTGTGACTGGAAAACATGGCTGGAAGTCACAGTCTCCAGTTATATCTCCTG
- the LOC131776698 gene encoding uncharacterized protein encodes MAVEGRKRRKKRKDSTCSIKPPLDFIESPLDGQKYYCTPVQAARRPFLAASMPIDDQVSMKWVSPQFPDRIENEEELLALLKPNKKSRGRKKGKENPQATEKLASNGHLLGELDFGCKNVRNMDTNEKSKFPCRRSQRLRKLKKTHCLFQEPQVMTPVNRQGVVILAYETPDQELLTAVERKHSSTKRGR; translated from the exons atggcGGTAGAaggaaggaaaaggagaaagaaacgaAAGGATTCGACTTGTAGTATCAAACCACCCTTAGATTTTATTGAAAGTCCTCTAGATGGACAAAAGTATTATTGCACTCCTGTTCAAGCTGCAAGGAGACCATTTCTGGCGGCGTCTATGCCCATAGATGACCAAGTATCAATGAAATGG GTATCCCCTCAATTCCCTGATAGAATTGAAAATGAAGAGGAACTTTTAGCTCTattaaaaccaaacaaaaagtCTCGaggaaggaagaaaggaaaagaaaatccCCAGGCAACTGAGAAACTGGCATCAAATGGACATCTGTTGGGTGAATTGGATTTTGGATGTAAGAATGTGAGAAACATGGATACAAATGAGAAAAGCAAGTTTCCTTGTAGAAGATCTCAAAGACTTaggaaacttaaaaaaactCATTGCTTGTTTCAAGAACCACAAGTTATGACTCCTGTAAATAGGCAAGGAGTTGTTATTCTTGCATATGAAACACCAGATCAAGAACTTTTAACAGCAGTTGAAAGGAAACACTCGTCAACAAAAAGAGGAAGATGA